In Chlamydomonas reinhardtii strain CC-503 cw92 mt+ chromosome 3, whole genome shotgun sequence, the following proteins share a genomic window:
- a CDS encoding photosystem II thylakoid lumenal 29.8 kDa protein PsbP — translation MQLTQSHSAMNRALNSRSSVPARFRPSRSHVVRCDAQQHDGQIAMTRRDALLSVAASLALSGTVALPANAVQGLTAGRIPGRTKEPDAEGFYTYTRPEGKSGGHGVGWSEIPQYSFKVPAGWDEIPVSIADLGGTEIDLRYQAKEQGDVAVVVAPVLRFMDVGFNAKVTLKEVGPPQRVIEGFGPELFGKPLDEDDVVKTEVVEHDGGLYYKWELKNHYLVSATATKNRVFILTVTSNARQWKKHSDNLRVIQQSFRVRQDA, via the exons ATGCAGCTGACCCAGAGCCACAGCGCGATGAACCGCGCGTTGAACTCGCGCAGCAGCGTTCCTGCTCGCTTTCGTCCATCACGTAGCCATGTCGTGCGCTGcgatgcgcagcagcacgatgGCCAGATCGCGATGACTCGTCGCGATGCTCTCCTTTCGGTCGCTGCTTCGTTGGCGCTTTCTGGGACAGTGGCGCTGCCTGCAAATGCCGTGCAAGGCCTGACTGCTGGACGTATTCCAG GCCGGACCAAGGAGCCTGACGCCGAGGGCTTCTACACGTACACGCGGCCCGAGGGCAAGtcgggcgggcacggcgtggGCTGGAGCGAGATCCCGCAGTACAGCTTCAAG GTGCCTGCTGGCTGGGATGAAATTCCCGTGTCCATCGCCGACCTGGGCGGCACCGAG ATTGACCTGCGCTACCAGGCCAAGGAGCAGGGCgatgtggcggtggtggtggcgcccgtgctgcg TTTCATGGATGTCGGCTTCAACGCG AAAGTGACGCTGAAGGAGGTCGGGCCCCCGCAGCGCGTCATCGAGGGCTTTGGGCCGGAGCTG TTCGGCAAGCCTCTGGATGAGGACGACGTCGTGAAGACCGAGGTCGTCGAGCACGACGGCGGCCTTTACTACAAGTG GGAGCTGAAGAACCATTATCTGGtctccgccactgccacaaAGAACCGCGTGTTCATCCTCACTGTCACTTCCAACGCGCGCCAGTGGAAGAAGCACTCGGACAACCTCCGCGTTATTCAGCAGTCCTTCCGCGTCAGGCAGGACGCATAA